Genomic DNA from Desulfuromonas sp. TF:
GTGCGCCTCCACCCCGTAATGCCTGGCGGCATGGATGATCAGGCCGCCCCAGCCGCAGCCGATATCGAGGAGACGGTCGCCCTTCTTCAGACGCAGTTTCCGGCAGAGGTAGTCGAGCTTGCGCTCCTGCGCCGCCTCCAGAGTTTCATCGGGAGCGGAGAAGTAGGCACAGGAGTAGACCATCTGCTGGTCCAGCCACAAGCGGTAGAAATCGTTGGAGACGTTGTAATGATAGGTGACGGCCAGCGAATCCCGCCCCGCGGAGTGGACAGCGCCCCTGAGCCTGGCCGGCCGACGCAGGGACCCTGGCCGTTCCTGCGCCGGGAGACTCAGCAGATAGAGCGCCCGGCGCAGATTTTCGAACAGGGAAGGGCGCTGCTCAAGAATATAATCGACCAGGCTGAAGGCCGCTTCGAGATCTCCCTCGAGATCGAAATCGTCATAGATATAGGCTTCCCCCAGGGTGAGCTGATTCGGCGGCAGAAACATCCGCCGCAGGGCGCCCGGGTGCTTGAGAACCAGGGTGAACCGCGGACGGAGTTCCGGAGTCGGACTCCAGGTTGTCCCTTCCCAGAGGCGAACGGCAAAAGGGCATTTCCTGTGCTTCTCCAGCAGGTTCTGGAGAAAGGATAAGGCGCCTATTGCGGCGCGCTCCTGATGCCTTATTGCATGAACCAGCATGTTCATCTTCCCCCTTTGTTGTTTGTTAATTATATATAAAAGGTTTTCCTCT
This window encodes:
- a CDS encoding cyclopropane-fatty-acyl-phospholipid synthase family protein, producing MLVHAIRHQERAAIGALSFLQNLLEKHRKCPFAVRLWEGTTWSPTPELRPRFTLVLKHPGALRRMFLPPNQLTLGEAYIYDDFDLEGDLEAAFSLVDYILEQRPSLFENLRRALYLLSLPAQERPGSLRRPARLRGAVHSAGRDSLAVTYHYNVSNDFYRLWLDQQMVYSCAYFSAPDETLEAAQERKLDYLCRKLRLKKGDRLLDIGCGWGGLIIHAARHYGVEAHGITLSRPQAELANQRIRELGLGDRCRAEVCDYREVAETSRYDKLVSVGMFEHVGESRLGDYFAKAWRLLRPGGAFLNHGIASTLAQPLQEGPSFINRYVFPDGECLPIATTLRTAEGCGFEIRDVESLREHYAMTLRRWVRRLEGRREQILRFTDEVTYRVWRIYMAGSAYGFGVGRLNLYQTLLVRPENGDSGLPLSRADWYA